The genome window CGGCGAAGCAGGGAATCCACATGCATCGCGTATTCCAGAGCCGAGTCTGGCTGAAAATGCAGCTCTGGCGCATAACGCAGCCGCATCACCTTGGCTACTTCTCCACGCAGATAGGTCGCAACACGCTTCAGATTAGGCAGAAGCGGTTCGATCTCACTGCTGCCCAGACGGGAGATGAACACGGTGGCGTGTTTCAAATCCGGGCTGATCCGCACTTCATTGATTGTAAAAGTGGTCGTGGCCAGTTCCGGGTCCCGGAATTCCTGACGTGCGAACACCCCGGCCAGCACGTGGCGGATTTCTTCCGCTACACGCAGCTGACGCTGGGATGGCGCACCTTTCGGAATGCCAGCAGGCCCGGAGGAGGAGGGCGGACGGCTGCTCAAGCGGGAACAAGCTCCGTCTCATAGCATTCAACGACATCGCCTTCCTTGATGTCATTGTAGCCTGCGAAGGACAGACCGCACTCGTAATTGCGGGCCACTTCCTTCACATCATCCTTGAAGCGCTTCAACTGGCTCAATTCACCCGTGTGAATGACAACGTTGTCACGCAGCAGACGCACGCCACAGCCACGCTTCACCACACCTTCGGTCACCATACAGCCAGCGACCTTGCCGACCTTGGTAATTTCGAAAACCTTGCGGATCTCGGCATAGCCCAGGAACTTCTCACGCTGTTTCGGCGCGATCTTGCCGCGTACCAGCGCCTCGATATCGTCCGCCACTTCATAAATGATGGAGTAGTAACGGATATCAACACCCTCGCGCTGGGCAAGCTCACGCGCCTGATTGGTTGCACGCACATTGAAGGCGATCAGCACGGCATTGGAAGCCTTGGCCAGCTGCACATCGCTTTCACTGATCTGACCAACCGAGGACAGCAGGGTGCGAACCTTGACCTCTTCGTGTTCCTGCTTCTGCACGGTGGTGGCAATTGCCTCCGCGCTGCCCTGCACGTCAGCCTTGATGACGACAGCAACTTCTTTCTGCGCGCCAGCCTGAATGCGGCTGAGCATCTGCTCCAGCGTGCCACGGCCGGCGGCAATACCGGCGGCCATTTTCTCGCGGATCTTGCGCTGACGGAATTCGCTGATTTCCCGCGCCCGGCTTTCGTTTTCCACCGCGACGAAAGGCTCGCCCGCCGAGGGAACCCCGGCCAGACCAAGAATCTCCACCGGTGTCGAAGGCAGGGCTTCTTTCATCTGCTGGCCCTTATCGTCCAGCATGGCGCGCACGCGGCCCCATTCCGCCCCGGCGACGACAATGTCGCCCTGACGCAACGTGCCTTTCTGCACCAGCACGGTGGCCACAGGACCACGTCCGCGATCCAGACGGCTTTCCACCACGGTGCCCTCAGCAGCCCGATCCGGATTGGCCTTCAGATCCAGCACTTCCGCCTGAAGCAGAATGGCTTCTTCCAGCTTGTCCAGATTCTGGCGCTTGAGAGCCGAAACCTCGACATCCTGTGTATCGCCGCCCATTTCCTCGACCACGATTTCGTGGTGGAGCAGTTCCTGGCGGACACGGCCCGGATTGGCCCCCGGCTTGTCGCACTTGTTGATGGCAACAATGATGGGCGCGTTCGCGGCCTTGGCATGTTTGATGGCCTCGATCGTCTGCGGCATCACGCCATCATCCGCCGCTACCACCAGCACGACGATATCCGTCACCGATGCACCGCGAGAGCGCATGGCGGTGAAGGCTTCGTGGCCGGGCGTATCCAGAAAGGTCAGCTTCTGCCGGGAGGGCAAAGTCACCTGATACGCACCGATATGCTGGGTGATACCGCCCGCTTCGCCCGCCGCCACATCGGTGGCACGCAGCGCATCGAGCAGCGAGGTCTTGCCGTGATCGACATGCCCCATGACCGTCACCACAGGCGGCCGCGGCTGAAGGTCGGAGTCGATATCGCTGATACCTTCCAGACCGACTTCCACATCGCTTTCGCTGACGCGACGGACGCGATGACCGAATTCCTGCACGACCAGTTCGGCGGTATCGGCGTCGATGGTCTGGGTAACGGTAGCCATCATGCCCATGCGCATCAGCTGCTTGATGACATCGGCAGCCCGCACGGCCATACGGTTGGCAAGTTCACCCACCGCAATGGTTTCCGGCAGCACGACATCGCGCACCACTTTCAGCTGATCAGCGCGCAGACGTTCCAGTTCCGCCTGCCGGCGTTCACGGTCACGCTGACGACGCATCGAGGCAATGGAGCGCGTACGCTCATCCTCACCCTCGATCGCGGCGCGCACATCAATGCGGCCACCACGACGCGGTTCAGCAACGGCTTTTTTAGCAACCGGAGCTGCCGCCTTGCGCGGTGCCGGTGCACCGCCGCCGCCTGTACGGCGCGGCTTGCGTTCTTCATCACCCTCCTCCCCACGTTCCCGCAGACGCAACGTCTGCGGAGCGGACGGTGCTGAAACGGGAACCTTGGAGGGGATCGGCGCAGGGCGGGACGGACGACGAATATCATCCGACGGGGCTGAGCGAGAGGGTGCAGACCGCGAAGGGGCTGCCGTACGCTCACGCTGGGCCGGAGGAGGCACAGGAGGCGCCTCGACCGGCGGCGCGGATTCGGCTGCCTTACGGGCCGCTTCTGCGGCAATCCGGTCGGCCTCTTCCTGTTCCTTGCGACGTGCCTCTTCTTCAGCGGCGCGTTTGGCTTCTTCCTCGCGACGGCGTGCTTCCTCGGCAGCAGAGAGGATCGAGATCTTCTCCTGCTCCCGGCGCTCCACCTCACGGCGGGCAGCCTCGACACGCTGCTGTTCCAGCACGCGCTGGCGAATAGCCAGTTCCTGCGCCGTCAGAGCGCGGCCTGCGCCCCCTGCACCACCACGACCGGAGCCGCGATTACCACCACCACTGCGTGGCGTACCCTGTGGGGCATTGCCGCCCTGCGGGGCGGGTGCGCTGCTGCTGCCGCCTTCCGGGGCCGAAGGAGCGCCAGGCTGTAATCCGCGCTTCTTGCGGACCTCAACCTGCACAACCTTCGAACGTCCGTGGCTGAAGCTTTGCCGCACGGATCCGGCATCCACGGTACGGCCCAGCTCCATTCGGCCAGCGGGCCGAAGCGACAGCCGGCCCTTGCCCGCGTCCTGATCGTTGCCTTCGCTCATCTAACGCCTTAACCCTCAATCGTGTCGCCGGTGAGTCCGGCCAACCGTTCCGCCTCAATCTCCAGCCGCGTGGCCAGAGCCCCCGGCGTAACCGCAATATGCACGGCATGATCGCGGCCAAATATCCGTCCCAGTTCCTCACCGCTCAGCGGCGAGATGACCAACACGGTCCTCTGTCCCGACAGGAAACGCGCCCTTTCGTCCGGACTGCCATCAGCAGCCTGCACAATCAGCGCCGCCCGACCGGCGACCAGCCATTCGCGGGCTTTGGTATAACCCGCCACTGCCTGCCCGGCGCGGCGCGCCAGACCAAGGCAATCCGTAACCCGTCGCAGAAGGCCATGCCGTACCCTATCGGTCAGATCGGGCGGAACAACCACCTGTGCGCGCGCAGCCCTGGCGAAGGCACCCCGGCGCTGGGCTGTTTCTAACACATCGCGCCGTGCGCTCAACCATATTCCCCTGCCCGGCAGGGTTGCCGTCAGGTCAGGGACCACCGAGCCGTCAGGACCAATAACAAAACGGAGCATACGGGCACGTTCACCCTGCACCCGCGTGACGACACAACGGCGCAGTGGCCCCCGCTCGTCCTGCTCATCATCCGCGTTGTCCAGCGAATCGTCTGGCACTGTGGGCGCGTCAGGCGTGGTCAGCCTCCTGTTCCTCATCGGTGAACCAGTGGGCGCGGGCAGCCATGATGATCTCATTGGCCGTCTCTTCGTCCATGGCATCGCTGCCGACGATTTCCACCAGCTCGTCACCGGCCAGATCGGCCAGATCGTCAAGGGTTTTCACGCCCTTTTCCCCCAGCGCCACCAACATGGCAGGCGTCAGCGTTTCGATATCGGCGATCTCGTCGGTAACACCCAGCGCCTTGCGCTTGTCATCCATCTCATTCGCACGACGGGTCAGATCAACCTCGGCGCGACGGATCAGCTCTTCTGCCACGTTCTCGTCGAAACCCTCGATTTCACTGAGTTCTTCCACGGGGGAGAAAGCCAGTTCCTCGACTGTGGTAAAACCTTCCGTCACCAGCAGACCGGCGATCACGTCATCGACATCCAGCGCATCAACAAACAGGCTGGTGCGCTTGCGGAATTCTTCCTGACGGCGCTCGCTTTCCTCGGCCTCGGTCAGGATGTCGATATCCCAACGGGTCAACTGGCTGGCGAGGCGGACATTCTGGCCACGGCGACCGATTGCCAGACTGAGCTGGTCATCCGGCACGACGACTTCAACGCGGCCTGCTTCCTCATCCATCACCACCTTGGTGACTTCAGCCGGAGCAAGCGCGTTCACCACGAAGGTCGCAGCCTGCGGGCTCCAGGGGATGATGTCGATCTTCTCGCCCTGCAACTCGGCCACCACCGCCTGAACACGGCTGCCGCGCATACCGACGCAGGCGCCGACCGGGTCGATGGACTGGTCACGGCTGATCACCGCCATTTTCGCACGGCTGCCGGGATCGCGGGAAACCGCCTTGATCTCGATGATACCATCGTAGATTTCCGGCACTTCCTGCGCGAACAGCTTGGCCAGGAAATTCGGATGGGTGCGGCTGAGAAAAATCTGCGGGCCGCGCGGCTCTTCACGCACATCATAGATATAGGCCCGCACGCGGTCGCCATTGCGGAAGCTTTCACGGGCAATCAGCTCGTCACGCCGCAGCAGCGCTTCGGACTTGCCAAGATCGACCATCAGATTGCCGTATTCGGTCCGCTTGACCACACCGTTGATGATCTCGCCCACGCGATCCTTGAATTCGTCGTACTGACGGCGACGCTCATATTCGCGCACGCGCTGCACGATCACCTGCTTGGCGGTCTGCGCGGCAATACGCCCGAAATCGATCGGCGGCAGGGGATCGACCAGATGGCCGCCAAGCTCGATATCGGGTTTGAATTTACGGGCGATATGGATCGGGATCTGAGTTTCCTCATTTTCCACGACCTCGACCGCCTCGGTCCAGCGGGACAGGCGCACATCACCGGTTTTACGGTCGATGGTGGCGCGGATATCCTTTTCATGCCCGTATTTCGCGCGACCAGCCTTCTGGATGGCCTGCTCCATCGCCTCAAGCACTTCTTCTCGGTCGATCGACTTTTCCCGCGCCACAGCATCGGCGACGAGGAGCAGTTCGGGACGGGAAATCGCAGTATCCATGCGGTCCTCTATCAATTCGGCTGCTGCGGGGAATCGGCCATGCCTGCTTCCTGGGCGGTGGCTTCGATCAATGCATCCGTCAGCACCAGTTTAGCCTTCTTCAGCCCATCCATCGGCAGGCTGACTTCCTCGCCATCATCCAGCCGCAGACGCGCTGCCGTTTCATCGGCCCCCAGCACCGTGCCGGAAAAACGCCGACGACCGCCGGGGCCGGGAATCGACATCTCGACCTTCGCCAGATGACCGGCAAAACGCACCCAGTCCTTCACCCTGGTCAGCGGACGGTCGATCCCTGCGGAGCTGACCTCCAGATTCCAGGTGGACTGGATCACATCCTCCACATCCAACAGCGCACCGGCTGCGTGGCTGATAGCCTCGCAATCATCAATGCCGATCAGGGAACCGTCGGCGCGGTCAGCCATGATCTGCACGGTCGGCTGCTCCCGTCCCAGCACGGCCACGCGCACCAGTTCGAATCCCATATCGGCCAGACCAGGAGCGATCAGTCCGGCGATACGCTGTTCGAGAGGAGTTTGCGCCACACTCATATGGTCATGCGTCCAGTAAAGAAAAAGGGCGGCCCGTGGGCCACCCTTTTACAGGCTGAATATCTTGGAAACGGTTCTTACGCCTTTACCGTGTCCGGTGCAACACCTGCCTGCCGGCGTGCATGACGGTCATCGGAATAGGCGCGGGTCAACTCGGCCCCGAACAGGAAAATCTGCGCAGAGTAATAAACCCACAGCAGCATGATCACCAGCGCACCAGCCGCCCCATAGGAAGTCGCTGCATTGCTGGAACCGATATACATACCAATCAGCATCTTGCCGACGCTG of Granulibacter bethesdensis contains these proteins:
- the rbfA gene encoding 30S ribosome-binding factor RbfA, producing MSSRPPSSSGPAGIPKGAPSQRQLRVAEEIRHVLAGVFARQEFRDPELATTTFTINEVRISPDLKHATVFISRLGSSEIEPLLPNLKRVATYLRGEVAKVMRLRYAPELHFQPDSALEYAMHVDSLLRRPEVKRDLDE
- the rimP gene encoding ribosome maturation factor RimP; protein product: MSVAQTPLEQRIAGLIAPGLADMGFELVRVAVLGREQPTVQIMADRADGSLIGIDDCEAISHAAGALLDVEDVIQSTWNLEVSSAGIDRPLTRVKDWVRFAGHLAKVEMSIPGPGGRRRFSGTVLGADETAARLRLDDGEEVSLPMDGLKKAKLVLTDALIEATAQEAGMADSPQQPN
- a CDS encoding RNA-binding protein, translating into MPDDSLDNADDEQDERGPLRRCVVTRVQGERARMLRFVIGPDGSVVPDLTATLPGRGIWLSARRDVLETAQRRGAFARAARAQVVVPPDLTDRVRHGLLRRVTDCLGLARRAGQAVAGYTKAREWLVAGRAALIVQAADGSPDERARFLSGQRTVLVISPLSGEELGRIFGRDHAVHIAVTPGALATRLEIEAERLAGLTGDTIEG
- the nusA gene encoding transcription termination factor NusA, with the translated sequence MDTAISRPELLLVADAVAREKSIDREEVLEAMEQAIQKAGRAKYGHEKDIRATIDRKTGDVRLSRWTEAVEVVENEETQIPIHIARKFKPDIELGGHLVDPLPPIDFGRIAAQTAKQVIVQRVREYERRRQYDEFKDRVGEIINGVVKRTEYGNLMVDLGKSEALLRRDELIARESFRNGDRVRAYIYDVREEPRGPQIFLSRTHPNFLAKLFAQEVPEIYDGIIEIKAVSRDPGSRAKMAVISRDQSIDPVGACVGMRGSRVQAVVAELQGEKIDIIPWSPQAATFVVNALAPAEVTKVVMDEEAGRVEVVVPDDQLSLAIGRRGQNVRLASQLTRWDIDILTEAEESERRQEEFRKRTSLFVDALDVDDVIAGLLVTEGFTTVEELAFSPVEELSEIEGFDENVAEELIRRAEVDLTRRANEMDDKRKALGVTDEIADIETLTPAMLVALGEKGVKTLDDLADLAGDELVEIVGSDAMDEETANEIIMAARAHWFTDEEQEADHA
- the infB gene encoding translation initiation factor IF-2, whose protein sequence is MSEGNDQDAGKGRLSLRPAGRMELGRTVDAGSVRQSFSHGRSKVVQVEVRKKRGLQPGAPSAPEGGSSSAPAPQGGNAPQGTPRSGGGNRGSGRGGAGGAGRALTAQELAIRQRVLEQQRVEAARREVERREQEKISILSAAEEARRREEEAKRAAEEEARRKEQEEADRIAAEAARKAAESAPPVEAPPVPPPAQRERTAAPSRSAPSRSAPSDDIRRPSRPAPIPSKVPVSAPSAPQTLRLRERGEEGDEERKPRRTGGGGAPAPRKAAAPVAKKAVAEPRRGGRIDVRAAIEGEDERTRSIASMRRQRDRERRQAELERLRADQLKVVRDVVLPETIAVGELANRMAVRAADVIKQLMRMGMMATVTQTIDADTAELVVQEFGHRVRRVSESDVEVGLEGISDIDSDLQPRPPVVTVMGHVDHGKTSLLDALRATDVAAGEAGGITQHIGAYQVTLPSRQKLTFLDTPGHEAFTAMRSRGASVTDIVVLVVAADDGVMPQTIEAIKHAKAANAPIIVAINKCDKPGANPGRVRQELLHHEIVVEEMGGDTQDVEVSALKRQNLDKLEEAILLQAEVLDLKANPDRAAEGTVVESRLDRGRGPVATVLVQKGTLRQGDIVVAGAEWGRVRAMLDDKGQQMKEALPSTPVEILGLAGVPSAGEPFVAVENESRAREISEFRQRKIREKMAAGIAAGRGTLEQMLSRIQAGAQKEVAVVIKADVQGSAEAIATTVQKQEHEEVKVRTLLSSVGQISESDVQLAKASNAVLIAFNVRATNQARELAQREGVDIRYYSIIYEVADDIEALVRGKIAPKQREKFLGYAEIRKVFEITKVGKVAGCMVTEGVVKRGCGVRLLRDNVVIHTGELSQLKRFKDDVKEVARNYECGLSFAGYNDIKEGDVVECYETELVPA